From one Rosa rugosa chromosome 4, drRosRugo1.1, whole genome shotgun sequence genomic stretch:
- the LOC133746468 gene encoding dehydration-responsive element-binding protein 1E-like, which produces MNSNYQLSDSNQQSLESVSSINKPESSSLSDTSFTTHCDEAVILASSRPKKRAGRRVFKETRHPVYRGVRRRNNNKWVCEVREPNKKTRIWLGTYPTLEMAARAHDVAALALRGKQACLNFADSVWRLPIPASKDQLDIRRAAAEAAETFRPEEFGGVSSSSDDNEREYEDENVEMDNEKKNDGFYEDEEALFDMPRLLTSMAECPLLSPPRHYSDGMNWADYQVESESNFSLWSF; this is translated from the coding sequence ATGAACTCCAATTACCAGCTCTCAGACTCCAACCAGCAAAGCCTCGAATCAGTCTCCTCCATCAACAAGCCCGAGTCGTCTTCCTTATCTGACACGAGCTTCACGACTCATTGCGACGAAGCGGTGATACTTGCTTCGAGCAGGCCAAAGAAGCGAGCCGGTAGGCGAGTGTTCAAGGAGACTCGCCACCCGGTCTACCGGGGCGTGAGGCGCAGGAACAATAACAAGTGGGTGTGCGAGGTCAGGGAGCCGAACAAAAAGACCAGAATTTGGCTCGGGACGTACCCAACTCTTGAGATGGCAGCTCGGGCGCACGATGTGGCGGCGTTGGCCCTTAGGGGGAAGCAGGCATGCCTCAATTTTGCTGATTCCGTGTGGCGGTTGCCCATTCCGGCTTCTAAAGACCAGCTCGACATTCGCAGGGCCGCCGCCGAGGCTGCTGAGACATTTCGACCTGAGGAGTTCGGCGGCGTCTCGAGCAGCAGTGACGACAACGAGAGGGAGTATGAGGATGAGAATGTTGAGATGGAcaacgagaagaagaatgatgGCTTCTACGAGGATGAAGAGGCGCTCTTCGACATGCCCAGATTGCTGACTAGCATGGCGGAGTGTCCACTGCTCTCTCCGCCTCGTCATTACTCGGACGGTATGAACTGGGCAGACTATCAGGTGGAAAGCGAGTCAAATTTCAGCTTATGGAGCTTCTAA